From the Daphnia magna isolate NIES linkage group LG3, ASM2063170v1.1, whole genome shotgun sequence genome, one window contains:
- the LOC116935781 gene encoding NADH dehydrogenase [ubiquinone] 1 alpha subcomplex subunit 13, with protein MDATIKQDLPPEGGYQKIQYARNPAKTYFRGGRLLAGFILFNGCTTYYYFNHCYPKVLHEMVEKNGARLATLPLLMAERDRAYLKHCRAIRDEEEKLMANVPNWEVGKWKGEQIYKTLDRNDFNDPILCEYYVHAPYMDFWKKAHEAQIQV; from the exons ATGGATGCCACCATCAAGCAAGATTTGCCTCCTGAAGGGGGATATCAAAAGATACAGTATGCTCGAAATCCTGCCAAAACATACTTCAGAG GAGGAAGATTGCTTGCCGGATTTATACTGTTTAATGGATGTACCACCTACTACTACTTTAATCACTGTTATCCAAAGGTCTTGCATGAGATGGTTGAAAAAAATGGTGCCCGTTTAGCAACTCTACCTTTGCTTATGGCTGAGAGAGACCGCGC tTACCTAAAACATTGTAGGGCCATTCGAGATGAAGAGGAAAAACTTATGGCCAATGTTCCTAATTGGGAG GTTGGCAAGTGGAAAGGAGAACAAATCTACAAAACACTCGATAGAAATGACTTTAATGACCCAATCCTTTGTGAGTACTATGTTCATGCACCATATATGGATTTCTGGAAGAAAGCCCATGAAGCTCAAATCCAAGTATGA
- the LOC116918141 gene encoding LOW QUALITY PROTEIN: serologically defined colon cancer antigen 8 (The sequence of the model RefSeq protein was modified relative to this genomic sequence to represent the inferred CDS: deleted 1 base in 1 codon) — MDLQRSDSPDEYYRAVHQLKQFLSESDSSDHQIYKSGLKDSGRHDATSSENSETKSLSVRKSLFKSPLPHKSGFVIEGNSTDYILTGWIQKQIIYIKALEKEVAFYRKQVPGIISETKVIISNEESNRMGQANVVTQRLFSLIDAISNAKLSVSHESCEIERKKLMQDLATSQHQIQILTHQWAEHTCWNGQDKSKLPEDITRYVVSKEKSDLLSTVNLLRSTVSSLQQREADALGQVQQSVEVAEQAQLERVQMENEVRRLVSLVDQHEQQMATLNADHSRRLQEERTRWETKLADQVSALKRERDLRDEALTRLSLDLEQSQRNEAVLKNEIQIKSNLLESSRQDFQRQISQMQSEQGRLAGQQAELQRRLGEAELRAELNCKASEQEANSVRVESEFLRRKIELLSKEAENRKQDYDKAIKELEQRNLELHLAASQREGERVQAVKSGSQASSLVKYLEQREVSLLHSLQEVRKKHDEKCREMTNIIDEQRSIIQTLKEEYAALIEDFQKSLVTDDS, encoded by the exons ATGGATTTACAGAGAAGTGATAGTCCAGATGAGTACTACAGAGCTGTTCATCAGCTCAAACAATTTTTGTCTGAAAGTGATAGTTCAGATCATCAGATTTACAAAAGTGGATTGAAG GATTCTGGAAGGCATGATGCCACTTCATCAGAAAACTCAGAGACAAAGTCACTTTCTGTCCGTAAATCTCTTTTCAAAAGTCCACTGCCTCATAAAAGTGGATTTGTCATTGAAGGAAATAGTACAGATTACATTCTGACTGGATGGATTCAGAAGCAAATAATTTACATCAAAGCTTTGGAAAAAGAAGTGGCATTTTATAGA AAACAGGTGCCAGGAATAATAAGTGAGACAAAAGTCATAATCTCCAATGAAGAGTCAAATAGAATGGGGCAAGCCAATGTAGTTACTCAAAGGCTATTTTCACTGATTGATGCAATATCCAACGCCAAATTGTCTGTCAGCCATGAGAGCTGTGAAATC GAAAGAAAGAAGCTAATGCAAGATTTAGCTACATCTCAACATCAGATCCAAATACTCACCCACCAATGGGCAGAACACACCTGTTGGAATGGGCAGGATAAATCAAAACTACCTGAAGACATCACCAGGTATGTTGTATCAAA gGAAAAATCGGATCTGCTTAGCACGGTAAACTTGCTACGTTCCACAGTTTCCAGTTTACAGCAGCGAGAAGCGGATGCGTTAGGACAAGTTCAGCAAAGTGTAGAAGTCGCTGAACAAGCTCAGTTAGAGCGTGTTCAG ATGGAGAACGAAGTTCGGCGTTTGGTTTCGTTGGTCGATCAGCATGAGCAGCAAATGGCAACGCTTAATGCAGATCATTCAAGGCGCCTGCAAGAAGAAAGAACCCGATGGGAAACAAA ACTGGCTGACCAAGTAAGCGCTCTAAAGCGAGAAAGAGATTTGCGTGACGAGGCACTAACTCGCTTATCACTGGACTTAGAGCAGTCCCAACGTAACGAAGCGGTcctaaaaaatgaaattcaaatcaaGAGTAACCTGTTGGAAAGTAGCCGTCAAGACTTTCAGCGACAAATCA GCCAAATGCAGAGTGAACAAGGTCGTCTGGCTGGCCAGCAAGCAGAGCTACAAAGACGATTGGGTGAAGCTGAACTTCGGGCCGAGTTGAATTGCAAAGCGTCAGAGCAAGAAGCCAATTCTGTTCGAGTTGAGTCTGAGTTTTTACGACGAAAAATCGAGCTACTCAGCAAGGAGGCCGAAAATCGGAAACAAGACTACGACAAAGCAATCAAAGAATTGGAGCAACGAAATCTTGAG TTGCACTTAGCAGCAAGCCAACGAGAAGGTGAAAGGGTCCAAGCGGTCAAGTCTGGCTCTCAAGCTTCTTCGCTGGTCAAATATCTAGAACAACGCGAAGTCTCGTTACTTCATTCCCTCCAAGAGGTCAGGAAAAAACACG ATGAAAAGTGTAGGGAAATGACTAACATCATTGACGAGCAACGGTCTATTATTCAAACACTCAAAGAGGAATATGCTGCGTTGATCGAAGATTTTCAAAAGTCTTTGGTGACCGACGACAGTTAG